From the genome of Xylocopilactobacillus apis:
TCAGAGGCATAAACACGGCGAGTTTTTCACCCCTGCTTACTTTTTTGAAAGAGAGTATGCCTGTTTCTTGGCAGAAGTTGAGGAAGGCTGCTTCGAAGGCATGAGCAATTCTTTCGAAGACTTCGATAAGTGGGTTGATGACGAGCTTGTCAATTATGACTTTGTATCAGGCCTCAAAGCAGAAAAAGAGAAAAAAAGAATCCGAGGAGCAGAAAAAATCACGCTTGACGATAAGCCATTTTAAGAAAAGACCGAAAGGTCTTTTTTTTTGGTATACTCTTTTTTAGAGGAAAAACGATGAGTATAAAAAATGATGATGGTTTTCGAGTGTCGTATGATGCAAATGATTTAATTGCTGATATTTTAGAAGATATTGACATGGGGATTGAGTATGTGATCGCCTATTACGACTGGGTTAAGGGAATTAAGATTTATAAGGATTATGATCTTTTTCATCCGGCGCAAGAGACTATCGATGACCCCGATTTTCAAGAAATGGCAAAAGGCTTTGACGGCAAAGATCATCTTACCGCACAGTTTTTCTTGCTCTATCTGATACGAGAAAACGAAGCTTTTTAAAAAGCTTATTTTTTTTGCACAAAAGAAAAAGGCCCGCTTTAAGCGGGCATGACTAATTTTTTACAAAGACATAAATGCACTACAAGCTGTATCTTCATTAAAAAATTATTTTTTGTACAATATGTACCTCTTTAATCTACTACTTTTTAAAAATTACGTCAAATTTTTGCACAAAAAAAAGAGTCCAGGATTAGCAAAAAGTGGACTCTTTCATATCTCTATTTTAACACTTCAATAGGCTTAGTCAAACCGTGTGATCCCACTTCCGTGCGTGTAGCGGACGGGGATGAACTCGGTTTTACTGACCTTGTAGAAAAGCTGTCCTTTGATCAAGTATAGACCCGTAAATTTCCACGGCGTGCCAGTCTTAAATTTTGTGTTAGTGCCTTTGATCTGGTTACCCTTGGAATCATAGGCGTTGATGCCATATCCAGGCTTGTAGTTGATCGTACACTTGTCTACCTGATCCGTGTAGGCTTGATAGCCATACCAACCAGGCAAGTCGCGACCGAGAGCGTAAACGGGCTTACCATTAAGTACGTAGATTCCGCTCGCGTGCCAAGAAGTGCCTGTCTTAAGTTTTTGGTTTGATCCTACAACTGTCTTTCCCTGACCGTTGACGGCATTGACGCCATAGCCTTTCTTATAGTAGATCGTGACGATATTTGGATCGACGGGTGCTTGCTCTGCTCCGTAGTATCGATAGATGTAAAAGTACGGTTCGCCGTCAGCTTCCCAAGTCCTGTCATAGTTTGTGACAGATACTCCGTTCGCAGTCGCGTTACAGTGGATAATATTTTGTGAGTCAACAAAAATACCTGTGTGTCCACCTTCTTTAGCGCTTTGTCCTCGCCTGCCCCAGATGAAAATATCTCCATACTGCTTAGCACAACCGCAGTCCTCAGCGATAAGCTTAAAGCCGTTTGCCTTTAGCCAGTCGTGAAGGGTCTCGGTACTGAGCACGACTCCCGCACTACTCGCACCCGCATTTCTAAGTGAAGTATAGACAGCACCAGAACAGTCCGCAGTTCCATCTGCTCCCGTCCTCGTGCCATACATGCTATAGCTAACCGGGATTGAAGCGAGATAGTGCATGTACGATATGGTTTTACTTAGACTGACTGTCATCACTCGTACCTCCTACCTTCTCTGGCATAGTTTCTGGGATTTCCTTGCCTTGTAGATTTCCGCCTTGATCTAAATCATTTTTTGAGTGTTCAGGCATAAAGCTCATGACGAGCTTTGCCTCGTCCTCAGCTTTTTTTAAAAAGCCAGAGATCCCGTCATAAAGCCCGGATGTGAAGCCTCCGACGATAAAACCAAGGAAACCTGCGCTTGCAAAATTGTGGTTGCTCGTGATAAGTACTGACACTAGACCTGCCACGATTCCGAGGATCATCGAAATCCAAGGAAGCCACTTATTAGATAATTTGGTTTGCTTTACTGCTGCGACAAGTGCATACACGATCGCAACGATGATGACGATTTCGGCTGTTGTGCCGAGGTTTAAAGATTGTAATAGTTCCATTTTTAAGTCCTCTTTCTAAAAAAATTGACTTGTTTTTGCAAGTCCGATATTTCTTGATCCTGTTTGTGGATCTGATCATGTAAATTCGATATTTCTTCTTTAAGCTGAATTCGCTCATCTGATAGGTCTTTCACCTCTTTTAAAAGTCCTGGCATGCTTTTAGAGTAGGCATCTTCTTTAACACCAGAGACATTAAGCTTCCCGACTAAAAAGCTGGCAAGTCCTGCGACGCCAGCCGAGATAAAAGCGATAACGATATCATTTCCTGTCATGCCTTGCCTTTACCTCCTTCTTTTGTAGTCGATCTCCCCACCAGCTCTCAAAAAAGATTTGGAGTGAAACCGCGCAAAACAAAATTGAGGTAAGCGAGATAATGGGGCGGTCTCCGCCCTGGATGTCGTGAGCGACAAAAATCGCCGTGTAAAAAGCCCAAATGAACTCTAAGAGAAAAACGTTTGCTCTATGCCAGTCGGGCTCGACCTCGAAGGCGGAGTTGACGACTGTAAAAGTCC
Proteins encoded in this window:
- a CDS encoding peptidoglycan amidohydrolase family protein; protein product: MTVSLSKTISYMHYLASIPVSYSMYGTRTGADGTADCSGAVYTSLRNAGASSAGVVLSTETLHDWLKANGFKLIAEDCGCAKQYGDIFIWGRRGQSAKEGGHTGIFVDSQNIIHCNATANGVSVTNYDRTWEADGEPYFYIYRYYGAEQAPVDPNIVTIYYKKGYGVNAVNGQGKTVVGSNQKLKTGTSWHASGIYVLNGKPVYALGRDLPGWYGYQAYTDQVDKCTINYKPGYGINAYDSKGNQIKGTNTKFKTGTPWKFTGLYLIKGQLFYKVSKTEFIPVRYTHGSGITRFD
- a CDS encoding holin encodes the protein MELLQSLNLGTTAEIVIIVAIVYALVAAVKQTKLSNKWLPWISMILGIVAGLVSVLITSNHNFASAGFLGFIVGGFTSGLYDGISGFLKKAEDEAKLVMSFMPEHSKNDLDQGGNLQGKEIPETMPEKVGGTSDDSQSK